Proteins from a single region of Sphaerochaeta globosa str. Buddy:
- a CDS encoding sugar phosphate nucleotidyltransferase, translated as MHIVLLSGGSGKRLWPLSNEIRSKQFIKFFKQEDGTYESMLQRVHRQIRAVDPNATITIATSSTQVSAIHNQLGKDVGISVEPCRRDTFPAIALAASYVHDIQGVGEEEAVVVCPVDPFVDDDYFSMLEQLGLQAQQGSANLVLLGITPTYASEKYGYILPSDTQQVSKVSTFKEKPDSSTAQTYIDKGAVWNAGVFAFKLGYLLKKAHQLIDFTDYHDLYAKYETLSKISFDYAVVEHEKAIEVMRYSGQWKDLGTWNTLTEAMSEPIIGEGRMDEGCRQVHIINELDVPVLAMGLSDVIICASAQGILVSDRTKSSFIKPFVDAMEQRIMFAEKSWGDFKIFDVGAESLTIKLTIKAGSRMSYHSHQRRSEVWTIIEGTGQVVLDGQTLEVHAGSVVTLSVGCRHTIIALTELTLMEIQIGKDIKTEDKQVFQLD; from the coding sequence ATGCATATTGTGCTGCTCTCTGGAGGCTCGGGAAAGCGGCTTTGGCCACTATCCAACGAAATACGGTCGAAGCAATTCATCAAATTCTTCAAGCAAGAGGATGGAACCTATGAATCCATGCTCCAGCGGGTCCATCGCCAGATTCGCGCTGTCGACCCAAATGCAACCATCACCATAGCAACCTCAAGCACCCAAGTTTCCGCCATTCACAATCAGTTAGGCAAAGATGTCGGAATATCGGTGGAGCCCTGCCGGCGCGACACCTTCCCGGCTATTGCCCTTGCAGCTTCCTATGTCCATGACATCCAGGGTGTGGGAGAAGAAGAGGCCGTGGTGGTCTGCCCTGTCGATCCCTTCGTCGATGACGACTATTTCTCGATGCTTGAACAACTAGGACTGCAAGCCCAGCAAGGAAGCGCCAACCTGGTACTCCTTGGTATCACACCGACCTACGCAAGCGAGAAATACGGCTACATCCTCCCTAGCGATACCCAACAGGTGAGCAAGGTCTCCACCTTCAAGGAAAAGCCCGATAGCAGCACCGCTCAAACCTACATCGACAAGGGAGCAGTATGGAATGCAGGAGTATTCGCCTTCAAGCTGGGTTACCTGCTCAAGAAGGCACACCAGCTCATTGACTTCACCGATTACCACGACCTGTATGCAAAATACGAAACCCTTTCAAAAATCAGCTTCGACTACGCTGTCGTCGAACATGAAAAAGCTATCGAAGTAATGCGCTATAGCGGACAGTGGAAGGACCTTGGAACATGGAACACCCTTACTGAAGCCATGAGTGAACCCATCATAGGCGAAGGGCGTATGGACGAAGGCTGCAGGCAGGTACACATCATCAACGAGCTGGATGTGCCTGTATTGGCAATGGGACTGAGCGATGTAATCATATGTGCCAGCGCCCAAGGCATTCTCGTCTCGGACAGGACCAAATCCAGCTTCATCAAACCCTTCGTCGACGCCATGGAGCAGAGAATCATGTTCGCAGAAAAGTCGTGGGGAGATTTTAAAATCTTTGATGTAGGGGCAGAGAGCCTGACGATCAAACTGACAATAAAGGCCGGCAGCCGGATGAGCTACCACAGCCACCAGAGGCGATCTGAAGTGTGGACTATCATTGAAGGAACCGGCCAAGTGGTACTGGATGGACAGACACTCGAAGTACATGCCGGCTCAGTTGTAACCCTAAGCGTGGGCTGTCGCCATACTATTATCGCGTTGACGGAGCTCACCTTGATGGAAATCCAAATCGGGAAGGACATCAAAACTGAGGACAAGCAGGTATTTCAGCTTGATTGA